From Gloeocapsa sp. PCC 73106, a single genomic window includes:
- the hemC gene encoding hydroxymethylbilane synthase — translation MSVSSPSRTIRIGSRKSQLALVQTHWVQAELQKHFPEITFEVEAISTQGDKILDVALAKIGDKGLFTKELEVGMLSRETDLAVHSLKDLPTNLPEGLMLGCITTRVNPADALVVNSKHQGQSLETLPEGAVIGTSSLRRLAQLRHHFPHLAFKDVRGNVNTRLAKLDAGEYDGIILAVAGLERLGMSDRIHQVIPPEISLHAVGQGALGIECREGDTEILEVIKVLEDIPTRDRTLAERAFLRELEGGCQVPIGVNTSIEGENLTLIGMVASLDGQTLIKDQMTGETAAAESLGQQLAHKLRQQGADAILAEIFAQIQRQ, via the coding sequence ATGAGCGTTTCTAGCCCCTCTCGCACTATTCGTATCGGTTCCCGCAAAAGTCAGCTTGCTTTGGTACAGACTCATTGGGTTCAAGCAGAACTACAAAAGCACTTTCCTGAAATTACGTTTGAAGTGGAAGCAATCAGTACCCAGGGAGATAAAATCCTCGACGTAGCTTTAGCTAAAATCGGAGACAAAGGACTATTTACCAAAGAACTAGAAGTAGGAATGCTTAGCAGAGAAACGGATTTGGCGGTCCATTCTCTCAAAGATCTACCTACTAATCTCCCCGAAGGCTTAATGCTAGGCTGTATCACCACCAGAGTTAATCCCGCTGATGCTTTAGTAGTTAACAGCAAACATCAAGGTCAAAGTTTAGAAACTCTACCCGAAGGGGCGGTAATCGGCACTTCTTCCCTGCGTCGCTTAGCCCAATTACGTCATCATTTCCCCCATCTAGCTTTTAAAGATGTGCGGGGTAATGTTAACACCAGACTAGCTAAACTCGACGCTGGAGAATATGATGGGATTATATTAGCCGTAGCAGGTTTAGAACGCTTAGGAATGAGCGATCGCATTCATCAAGTCATTCCCCCTGAGATTTCCCTCCACGCAGTGGGGCAGGGCGCTTTGGGGATAGAATGTCGAGAGGGAGATACGGAAATTCTCGAAGTAATTAAAGTACTAGAAGATATTCCCACGCGCGATCGCACTCTCGCTGAAAGAGCATTTCTCAGAGAATTAGAAGGTGGATGTCAAGTACCCATCGGCGTTAATACCAGCATCGAAGGCGAAAATCTCACTCTTATCGGGATGGTAGCTAGTCTAGATGGTCAAACACTCATTAAAGATCAAATGACAGGTGAAACCGCAGCAGCAGAAAGCCTCGGACAACAATTAGCCCATAAACTACGTCAACAAGGTGCAGATGCAATCCTCGCTGAAATTTTCGCCCAAATCCAGCGGCAATAA
- a CDS encoding TIGR00300 family protein: MTESIRFLMCAPDHYDVDYVINPWMEGNIHKSSRQKAVDQWQKLYYIIKEHSIVELVIPEKGWPDMVFTANAGLVLGENVVLSRFFHPERQGEEPYFKQWFADNGFNVYELPKDLPFEGAGDALFDREGRWLWAGYGFRSELDSHPYLAKWLDTEVLSLRLTDERFYHLDTCFCPLSGGYLLYYPGAFDGYSNRLIEMRIPAEKRIAIAEADATNFACNAVNIESLVIMNQGSDGLKQRLNSCGFEVIETPLTEFLKAGGAAKCLTLRVTEPILPDVHANINLESRTVRLEGHLLDAGILNQVLDLIVASGGSFQVLNFNLGEQRASTSQAEVKISAPSHDLMEDIMTQLIDLGAVAPPQEVCDSNLELVTKAGVSPEDFYVTTIYPTEVRVNCQWVKVQNQRMDAAIAVNDSPSGPVARCKLLRDLEVGDKVVVGVEGIRSGRKNLSRESQATPEFSFMGAGVSSERRVELLVEQIAWEMRHIRDRGGKVVVTAGPVVIHTGGAQHLAKLIREGYVQVLLGGNAIAVHDMEQALMGTSLGVDMQRGIPVLGGHRHHLKIINKIRSYGSIPEAVAQGLLTQGVMYECVRNQVPFCLAGSIRDDGPLPDTEMDLIKAQSEYSRLLEGADLVLMLSSMLHSIGVGNMTPAGVKMVCVDINPAVVTKLSDRGSIESVGIVTDVGLFLSLLIQQLEKLTSTYNLPIYNQDSNERF; the protein is encoded by the coding sequence CCGAAAAGGGTTGGCCCGATATGGTGTTTACCGCTAACGCAGGGCTAGTATTGGGAGAAAATGTAGTTTTAAGTCGCTTTTTCCATCCAGAAAGACAGGGAGAAGAACCGTACTTTAAGCAATGGTTCGCAGACAATGGTTTTAATGTCTACGAATTGCCCAAAGATTTACCCTTTGAAGGCGCAGGAGATGCGCTATTCGATCGCGAGGGACGTTGGTTATGGGCAGGTTACGGTTTTCGTTCTGAATTAGATTCCCACCCTTATTTAGCCAAATGGTTAGATACAGAAGTTTTATCCTTACGTTTGACCGATGAGAGATTCTATCACTTAGATACCTGTTTTTGTCCCCTTAGTGGTGGGTATTTACTGTATTATCCTGGGGCTTTTGACGGTTATTCCAATCGCTTGATTGAAATGCGTATCCCCGCTGAAAAAAGAATAGCGATCGCCGAAGCTGACGCGACCAATTTTGCCTGTAACGCGGTTAATATCGAGTCACTGGTGATTATGAATCAAGGGAGTGATGGTTTAAAACAGCGCCTTAACTCTTGTGGTTTTGAGGTAATCGAAACACCCCTAACCGAATTTCTTAAAGCAGGGGGTGCAGCTAAATGTCTGACACTGAGAGTCACCGAGCCGATTCTACCCGATGTCCACGCCAATATCAACCTGGAAAGCCGTACCGTGCGTCTGGAAGGACACCTACTCGACGCGGGGATTTTGAACCAAGTATTAGATCTCATCGTAGCTTCTGGAGGTAGTTTCCAAGTTCTCAACTTCAACTTAGGAGAACAACGCGCTAGTACTTCCCAAGCAGAAGTGAAAATTTCAGCGCCATCTCACGACTTGATGGAAGACATCATGACGCAGTTGATCGATTTAGGGGCTGTAGCACCACCTCAAGAAGTGTGCGATAGTAACCTGGAACTGGTAACAAAAGCGGGAGTAAGTCCAGAAGACTTCTACGTGACGACTATTTACCCCACAGAAGTAAGAGTAAACTGTCAGTGGGTAAAAGTGCAAAATCAACGTATGGATGCGGCGATCGCCGTCAACGACAGTCCCAGTGGACCAGTAGCCCGTTGTAAACTCCTCAGAGATCTCGAAGTAGGAGATAAGGTAGTAGTAGGGGTAGAAGGAATCAGAAGCGGACGTAAAAACCTCAGTCGCGAGTCTCAAGCTACCCCCGAATTCAGCTTCATGGGTGCGGGTGTATCGAGTGAGCGTCGGGTGGAATTACTCGTAGAACAGATCGCCTGGGAAATGCGCCATATTCGCGACCGAGGTGGTAAGGTAGTAGTAACCGCCGGTCCCGTGGTTATTCATACCGGAGGCGCACAACATCTAGCCAAACTAATTCGAGAAGGTTATGTACAAGTCCTCCTAGGAGGTAACGCGATCGCCGTCCACGACATGGAACAAGCCCTAATGGGAACCTCCCTAGGTGTTGATATGCAGCGTGGTATACCTGTTCTCGGTGGACATCGTCACCATTTGAAAATAATTAACAAGATTCGCAGTTACGGTAGTATTCCTGAAGCCGTCGCCCAAGGCCTACTCACCCAAGGCGTCATGTACGAGTGCGTACGCAATCAAGTGCCTTTTTGCCTCGCGGGTTCGATTCGTGACGATGGACCCCTTCCTGATACAGAAATGGACCTAATCAAAGCCCAAAGTGAGTATTCCCGACTTCTAGAAGGAGCCGATCTAGTACTCATGCTTTCTAGTATGCTTCATTCTATCGGTGTCGGTAACATGACTCCCGCAGGAGTAAAAATGGTTTGCGTAGATATTAACCCCGCAGTGGTGACCAAACTGAGCGATCGCGGTTCCATCGAGTCTGTGGGTATCGTTACCGACGTAGGCTTATTCTTAAGTCTATTGATCCAACAACTGGAAAAATTGACCAGTACCTATAATTTACCTATCTACAACCAAGACAGTAATGAGCGTTTCTAG
- a CDS encoding addiction module antidote protein translates to MKLKDMHETLDGDLQDPEYVALYLNDALHEGSSEEFLLALRNTIQITQGMSQIATETALERESLYKTLSESGNLRFSTVYKVVSSLGFQISIEPIS, encoded by the coding sequence ATGAAGCTGAAAGATATGCACGAAACCTTGGATGGTGATTTACAAGATCCAGAGTATGTGGCTCTTTACTTAAATGATGCTCTCCATGAAGGATCATCAGAAGAGTTTCTTCTCGCTCTGAGAAACACTATTCAGATCACTCAAGGAATGAGCCAGATAGCTACTGAAACGGCTCTAGAAAGGGAAAGTCTCTATAAGACACTTTCGGAGTCTGGAAATCTTCGCTTTTCCACAGTTTATAAGGTAGTCTCATCTCTCGGATTTCAAATCTCAATTGAGCCCATCAGCTAA
- a CDS encoding FAD-binding oxidoreductase, translated as MQSSLKFSPKSSGNNYDWIVIGAGITGACLAYELVKQGLKVLLLDRELTPPNATRYSYGGLAYWYGTTPLTRQLCAEGIELHRNLSDELDANTEFREIDLLLTIPKGEVYQQDYDHFAIKPELLDLDQALVKEPRLNPEAIAGVLRFPHGQINPLATTQAYQRAFSRLGGEFKIEGVSQLKRLGNSIDGVVTSQNYYSAANTVVCAGGFSVALLQRSGIPYPVNFTHSQVIVTPPVDIRLQSLIMPASLQRFQLEKDQNLDPLLDVGAISFPDGHFLLGQISAINSDPEAILDSIEGETRIREGIRAILPSLADLPGTLYNCLVAFADPNQPLVGPLEDYPGLHLFTGFTFTLVLAPPLARHFALRAIGNIEPIWELMNA; from the coding sequence ATGCAATCCTCGCTGAAATTTTCGCCCAAATCCAGCGGCAATAACTACGATTGGATAGTTATCGGTGCAGGTATCACGGGTGCTTGTTTAGCTTACGAATTAGTTAAGCAAGGACTAAAAGTGCTCTTACTTGATCGCGAATTAACTCCCCCCAACGCGACGCGCTATAGCTACGGGGGGTTAGCCTATTGGTACGGTACCACCCCACTAACGCGTCAACTCTGCGCCGAGGGTATTGAGTTGCACCGCAATCTGAGCGATGAATTAGACGCAAATACCGAATTTAGAGAGATAGATCTACTCCTGACTATTCCCAAGGGAGAAGTTTATCAGCAAGATTATGATCATTTTGCCATCAAACCAGAACTTTTAGATCTAGATCAAGCCCTAGTAAAAGAACCTAGGTTAAATCCAGAGGCGATCGCCGGTGTGCTTCGATTCCCCCACGGTCAAATTAATCCCTTAGCTACTACCCAAGCTTATCAGCGCGCCTTTTCTCGTTTGGGTGGAGAGTTCAAAATTGAAGGAGTTTCGCAATTAAAACGCCTAGGTAACTCCATAGATGGGGTGGTAACTAGCCAGAATTACTACTCGGCTGCTAATACCGTCGTTTGTGCAGGGGGTTTCAGTGTCGCTCTACTACAACGGTCGGGAATTCCCTACCCAGTTAATTTTACTCACTCTCAAGTAATCGTCACTCCTCCGGTAGATATCCGGTTACAGAGTCTGATTATGCCCGCTAGTCTCCAAAGATTCCAGTTAGAAAAAGATCAAAACCTAGATCCTCTTCTAGATGTGGGGGCTATTTCCTTTCCCGATGGTCATTTTCTTCTGGGTCAAATTAGTGCAATTAACTCCGATCCTGAGGCGATTCTTGATAGTATTGAGGGTGAAACTCGTATTAGAGAGGGAATTAGAGCGATACTCCCTTCTCTAGCGGACTTACCCGGTACCCTATATAACTGTTTAGTCGCTTTTGCTGATCCCAATCAACCCCTGGTAGGACCTCTCGAGGATTATCCGGGACTACATCTATTTACTGGTTTTACCTTTACCTTAGTTTTGGCTCCACCTCTAGCCAGACATTTCGCTTTAAGAGCGATCGGTAACATTGAACCCATATGGGAACTTATGAACGCCTAA